Proteins encoded within one genomic window of Odocoileus virginianus isolate 20LAN1187 ecotype Illinois chromosome 2, Ovbor_1.2, whole genome shotgun sequence:
- the LOC110141843 gene encoding putative speedy protein E7 has translation MEGKAEVSPKLKEAQEHRTFLAKKAAARNRSPLASSPAPLEAGPEQRTRKMRGRKRKKLTGVKAAAHKSSSLASHPSSSDAVSELKSWSKREQRRDIWTVNHIEGTKLRMHKRRRPSYRPEDQEAFYRLLEDPVIQSFLEADIFLKVSDKYLLSMVVEYFGRVGLPGHLYNRIHFFLALYIASDMEEDNPMSKRSIFQFLLGREHWPDLYKEFLKLKVEFFHAMGHRAWVTPELCEEIQAQNPHHWVWSRERQCAP, from the exons ATGGAAGGGAAGGCAG AGGTGTCCCCCAAGCTGAAAGAGGCCCAGGAGcacaggactttcctggcaaAGAAAG CAGCTGCCCGGAACAGGAGCCCTCTGGCCTCCAGTCCTGCCCCTTTGGAGGCTGGTCCTGAGCAGAGAACCAGGAAGATGAGAGGCCGCAAGAGGAAGAAACTAACGGGTGTCAAGGCAG CAGCCCACAAGAGCAGCTCCCTGGCCTCCCACCCCAGCTCCTCAGACGCTGTCTCCGAGTTGAAGTCCTGGAGTaagagggagcagaggagggacATATGGACTGTCAATCACATCGAGGGAACAAAACTCAGGATGCACAAGAGGAGAAGACCTAGCTATCGTCCAGAAGACCAAGAAGCCTTCTACCGACTTCTGG AGGATCCCGTCATCCAGAGCTTCTTGGAAGCTGACATTTTCCTGAAGGTGTCTGACAAG TACCTGCTGTCCATGGTGGTGGAGTACTTCGGCCGTGTGGGGCTGCCCGGTCACCTCTACAACAGGATCCACTTCTTCCTGGCCCT CTACATTGCCTCCGACATGGAGGAAGACAACCCCATGTCCAAGCGGAGCATCTTCCAGTTCCTGCTGGGCAGGGAGCACTGGCCAGACCTCTACAAGGAGTTCCTCAAGTTGAAGGTGGAATTCTTCCATGCAATGGGGCACCGAGCCTGGGTCACCCCCGAGTTGTGCGAGGAG ATCCAGGCTCAGAACCCACATCACTGGGTCTGGAGTCGGGAGCGCCAATGCGCCCCCTAG